One segment of Triticum aestivum cultivar Chinese Spring chromosome 2A, IWGSC CS RefSeq v2.1, whole genome shotgun sequence DNA contains the following:
- the LOC123185605 gene encoding protein DCL homolog, chloroplastic, with protein sequence MALAAAVAVPFLLHARLGPRFVPALSPRRLLSCSTTAYEPPHSARPPASKQAEPVSQVPWRAAEAEILSHVEPIVQLIKDILHSDRYADGECLGPADEIVVAEKILAYHPRAEDKIGCGLDGIMVDRHPQFRKSRCLFVVRTDGVWIDFSYQKCLREYIRRKYPSHGERFIREHFKRT encoded by the coding sequence ATGGCtctggccgccgccgtcgccgtacCGTTCCTCCTCCACGCCCGCCTGGGACCGCGCTTCGTGCCGGCGCTGTCCCCCCGCCGCCTGCTGTCCTGCTCCACAACCGCCTATGAGCCCCCTCACTCCGCGCGGCCGCCGGCGTCGAAGCAGGCCGAGCCCGTGTCCCAGGTGCCGTGGAGGGCCGCAGAGGCCGAGATCCTCAGCCACGTCGAACCCATCGTGCAGCTCATCAAGGACATCCTCCATTCGGACAGATACGCAGACGGCGAATGCCTTGGTCCCGCCGACGAAATCGTCGTTGCGGAAAAGATCCTTGCCTACCATCCACGCGCTGAAGATAAGATTGGCTGTGGGCTTGACGGTATCATGGTCGATAGGCACCCGCAGTTCAGGAAGTCGAGATGCCTCTTCGTAGTTCGCACGGACGGCGTCTGGATCGATTTCTCGTACCAGAAGTGCCTCCGTGAGTACATCCGGAGAAAGTATCCATCGCATGGGGAGCGATTTATACGAGAACATTTCAAGCGAACCTGA